Proteins found in one Elephas maximus indicus isolate mEleMax1 chromosome 11, mEleMax1 primary haplotype, whole genome shotgun sequence genomic segment:
- the CALM3 gene encoding calmodulin-3 has product MADQLTEEQIAEFKEAFSLFDKDGDGTITTKELGTVMRSLGQNPTEAELQDMINEVDADGNGTIDFPEFLTMMARKMKDTDSEEEIREAFRVFDKDGNGYISAAELRHVMTNLGEKLTDEEVDEMIREADIDGDGQVNYEEFVQMMTAK; this is encoded by the exons ATG GCTGACCAGCTGACTGAGGAGCAGATCGCAG AGTTCAAGGAGGCCTTCTCCCTCTTTGACAAGGACGGAGATGGCACTATCACCACCAAGGAGTTGGGGACAGTAATGAGATCCCTGGGACAGAACCCCACTGAAGCTGAGCTGCAGGACATGATCAACGAGGTGGATGCGGATG GGAACGGGACCATTGACTTCCCGGAGTTCTTGACCATGATGGCCAGAAAGATGAAGGACACAGACAGCGAGGAGGAGATCCGAGAGGCCTTCCGTGTCTTTGACAAG GATGGAAATGGCTACATCAGCGCCGCCGAGCTGCGCCACGTAATGACGAACCTGGGCGAGAAGCTGACTGATGAGGAAGTGGATGAGATGATCAGAGAGGCTGACATCGACGGAGACGGCCAGGTCAATTATGAAG AGTTTGTACAGATGATGACTGCAAAGTGA